One genomic region from Amia ocellicauda isolate fAmiCal2 chromosome 4, fAmiCal2.hap1, whole genome shotgun sequence encodes:
- the tjp1a gene encoding tight junction protein ZO-1 isoform X2: MLGNKNCMITYAGLWCGIVEAVDKMKYQKYLTVLQMALGVTASNRNNLLPYKRRMWVTPSSDTANAAASSGSQGKPSLRRIKGRIHRSKSLDSIELLDSNSAAMEETVIWEQHTVTLHRAPGFGFGIAISGGRDNPHFQSGETSIVISDVLKGGPAEGLLQENDRVVMVNAVSMDNVEHAYAVQQLRKSGKNAKITIRRKRKVQIPVARPERETMSEHEEDSYDDDEVYDPSAYSGRRSERSLSRRDRSASRERSLSPRSDRRSVGSNLPARPAKVTLVKSRKNEEYGLRLASHIFVKDISPESLAARDGNIQEGDVVLKINGTVTENLSLVDAKKLIERSKGKLKMVVQRDERATLLNIPDLDDSIPSANASDRDDISEIHSLASDHSNRSHDRNRSSRSRSPDRRSEPSDHSRHSPQQIHNGSHRSRDEERISKPGAISTPIKIAEEAVISKPVEQPVVKEEKQIPPLPEPKPVYAQPGQPDVDLPVSPSDAPIPSVAHDDGMLRPSMKLVKFKKGESVGLRLAGGNDVGIFVAGVLEDSPAAKEGLEEGDQILRVNNVDFANIIREEAVLFLLDLPKGEEVTILAQKKKDVYRRIVESDVGDSFYIRTHFEYEKESPYGLSFNKGEVFRVVDTLYNGKLGSWLAIRIGKNHQEVERGIIPNKNRAEQLSSVQYTLPKTAGGDRADFWRFRGLRSSKRNLRKSREDLSAQPVQTKFPAYERVVLREAGFLRPVVIFGPIADVAREKLAREEPDLFELAKSEPRDAGSDQRSSGIIRLHTIKQIIDRDKHAVLDITPNAVDRLNYAQWYPIVVFLNPDSKQGVKNMRTRLCPESRKSARKLYERALKLRKNNHHLFTTTINMNSMNDGWYGALKETIQQQQNQLVWVSEGKADGAPDDDLDLHDDRLSYLSAPGSEYSMYSTDSRHTSDYEDTDTEGGAYTDQELDETLNDEVGPPTEPAITRSSEPVRDDPPVIQDAPGYPPYQHQVQPDPLNRIDPAGFKMPGPQQKAEAVPAMPSVPRQLEPIAVVTAPPAVDDSVYVAEEPLPSPHSNYGPQGGTIRKPTTELARPMPHDPQQSGLPITEPKMYKKNLYGMEEPARQNHGMKQPVTGHPVQRFDKEQPLNYDPRPPYQDEQPYRDYDHPPYRYDSAGNYVEPKSRSYDSHLHYENRVPHYDEQWSPYDQSSPQGYPGRTPFENQHPQGYEPRLPYEESAERESSTPPPRYDEQLAPPAVYDGRPRYEPPAKTYSKPTQPRYEEQPLAGSYDVRPRYEPEPHAFPPPASRSPEPKQLYDPQVRPYAQGPPRGYKPGQYEPPLSADVPLPPPPQVQPKPEPPATSSKPLPPPPAAEPEDDPAMKPQSVLTRVKMFENKRSASVDRAKESGDPAVVRPTELVPKPVVGPGPVSKANSLSHLDQDKPAYSRAPEPQKPQVKPPEDIVRSNHYDPDEDEEYYRKQLSYFDRRNFDKPVPPPSANRFPEPVKPVQPQTQPSYSNFSSRGEAVEKVSPVEKRYEPVPQITPPASQYGQPVPPQTTLVAPPAVLPKPPAPEVNPLPLETLSSPKTKPEPPSLQTVPTALRPSNREDTVQTSYLPQKSFPEKAPVNGTDQPAKPITSSYNRFTPKPYTSSARPFERKFESPKFNHNLLPNDTQAKPEPITKPVSSAPQPASKPQTSPQSADLDSGLDTFSRTTDNRPKYQQNNIGAVPKAIPVSPGALDDDEEDEGHTVVATARGIFNSNGGVLSSIETGVSIIIPQGAIPDGVEQEIYFKVCRDNSILPPLDKEKGETLLSPLVMCGPHGLKFLKPVELRLPHCASMTPDGDPKSWQNKSLPGDPNYLVGANCVSVLIDHF, translated from the exons GCGCCAGGGTTCGGCTTTGGCATCGCTATCTCTGGTGGTCGAGATAATCCTCATTTTCAGAGTGGTGAGACCTCCATTGTGATCTCAGACGTGCTAAAAGGAGGTCCAGCTGAGGGCTTGCTACA GGAGAATGACAGAGTTGTCATGGTTAATGCTGTGTCCATGGATAATGTGGAGCATGCATATGCCGTTCAGCAGCTACGGAAAAGTGGGAAGAATGCGAAAATT ACGATCAGGAGGAAGCGGAAGGTACAGATCCCCGTGGCGCGGCCAGAGCGCGAGACTATGTCGGAGCACGAGGAGGACAGCTACGACGACGACGAGGTGTACGACCCCAGCGCCTACAGTGGCCGGCGGAGCGAGCGCAGCCTTAGCCGCCGGGACAGGAGCGCCAGCCGTGAGCGAAGCCTGTCCCCACGCTCAGACAGGAGGTCTGTGGGCTCCAACCTACCTGCCAGGCCTGCCAAAGTCACCTTGGTGAAGTCTAGGAAAAACGAAG AATATGGGCTGCGCTTAGCAAGCCACATATTTGTGAAAGACATTTCTCCAGAGAGCCTTGCAGCCAGAGATGGCAACATCCAGGAGGGAGATGTTGTACTGAAA ATCAATGGCACAGTGACGGAAAACCTGTCCTTGGTAGATGCTAAGAAACTAATAGAGCGGTCAAAGGGCAAGCTAAAGATGGTTGTCCAGAGGGATGAGAGAGCCACTCTGCTGAATATCCCTGACCTGGATGACAGCATTCCTTCAGCCAATGCCTCTGATAGAGACG acaTTTCAGAAATTCATTCACTGGCATCAGACCATTCCAACCGATCCCATGACCGAAACCGCAGCAGCCGCTCCCGATCTCCTGACAGGAGGTCAGAGCCGTCTGACCATTCCAGAcattctccacagcaaatccacAATGGCAG CCACAGAAGTCGTGACGAAGAGAGGATTTCAAAACCAGGGGCGATATCAACTCCTATTAAAATAGCAGAAGAAGCTGTAATCTCCAAGCCCGTGGAGCAGCCTGTGGTCAAAGAGGAGAAACAGATCCCTCCACTGCCAG AACCCAAGCCAGTGTACGCTCAGCCTGGCCAGCCTGACGTGGACCTCCCCGTCAGCCCCTCCGACGCCCCCATTCCCAGCGTGGCGCACGACGACGGCATGCTGCG GCCCAGTATGAAGCTGGTGAAGTTTAAGAAGGGGGAGAGTGTGGGTCTGCGCCTGGCCGGAGGGAATGACGTGGGGATCTTTGTTGCTGGCGTTCTGGAAGATAGCCCAGCGGCCAAAGAGGGCCTGGAAGAGGGGGACCAGATTCTCAGG gtAAACAATGTTGACTTTGCAAATATAATCCGTGAAGAGGCGGTTTTGTTCCTTCTtgatcttcccaaaggtgaagaGGTCACCATTTTGGCTCAGAAGAAGAAGGATG TTTACAGACGGATAGTAGAGTCTGATGTTGGCGATTCATTCTACATCCGGACGCACTTTGAATACGAGAAGGAGTCGCCGTACGGCCTCAGCTTCAACAAGGGAGAGGTGTTCCGTGTGGTGGACACTCTGTACAATGGCAAGCTGGGTTCCTGGCTGGCCATACGCATTGGCAAGAACCATCAGGAAGTGGAGAGGGGCATCATTCCTAACAAGAACAG AGCGGAGCAGCTGTCCAGCGTTCAGTACACTCTCCCCAAGACGGCTGGAGGGGACCGGGCGGATTTCTGGCGGTTCCGGGGGCTCCGCAGTTCCAAGAGGAACCTCAGGAAGAGTCGCGAGGATCTGTCCGCCCAGCCCGTCCAGACCAAGTTCCCGGCATATGAGCGAGTGGTGCTGAGAGAGG CTGGGTTCCTTCGGCCCGTGGTCATCTTTGGGCCCATTGCTGATGTGGCTCGTGAGAAGCTGGCTAGAGAGGAGCCAGACTTATTTGAGTTGGCAA AGAGCGAGCCGAGGGATGCAGGAAGTGACCAAAGGAGTTCCGGGATCATCCGTCTTCACACCATCAAGCAAATCATCGACCGG GACAAGCATGCAGTGTTGGACATCACCCCGAATGCCGTGGACAGGCTGAACTACGCCCAGTGGTATCCCATCGTGGTGTTCCTGAACCCAGACAGCAAGCAGGGGGTCAAGAACATGAGGACACGGCTGTGTCCGGAATCTAGGAAGAGCGCCAGGAAACTGTACGAGCGCGCCCTGAAGCTGCGAAAAAACAACCACCATCTTTTCACCA CCACCATCAATATGAACTCTATGAATGACGGGTGGTACGGAGCCCTGAAGGAGacaatacagcagcagcagaatcAGTTGGTGTGGGTCTCGGAGGGCAAG GCGGACGGCGCTCCGGATGACGACCTGGACCTGCATGATGACCGGCTGTCGTACCTGTCGGCCCCGGGCAGCGAGTACTCCATGTACAGCACAGACAGTCGACACACGTCGGACTACGAAGACACGGACACAGAGGGCGGGGCCTACACTGACCAGGAGCTGGATGAAACCCTGAACGACGAAGTGGGCCCCCCCACGGAGCCCGCCATCACCCGCTCCTCCGAGCCCGTGCGCGATGACCCTCCCGTCATCCAAGATGCCCCAGGATACCCTCCTTACCAGCACCAGGTCCAGCCTGACCCCCTCAACAGAATAGACCCAGCAGGTTTTAAAATGCCAGGCCCACAGCAG AAAGCAGAGGCGGTTCCTGCCATGCCTAGCGTTCCCCGTCAGCTTGAGCCCATTGCTGTCGTGACAGCGCCCCCTGCTGTTGACGACTCTGTATATGTAGCAGAGGAGCCTCTTCCCTCTCCTCACAGCAACTACGGCCCCCAGGGTGGCACCATTAGGAAGCCCACCACTGAGCTAGCTCGGCCAATGCCCCACGATCCCCAGCAGTCGGGCCTGCCTATTACAGAACCAAAG ATGTACAAGAAAAATCTTTATGGAATGGAAGAACCAGCCAGGCAGAATCACGGCATGAAGCAGCCAGTCACTGGCCACCCCGTGCAGAGGTTCGACAAGGAGCAACCTCTGAACTACGACCCCCGGCCTCCGTACCAGGATGAACAGCCATACAGAGATTATGACCATCCGCCGTACCGATATGACTCTGCGGGAAACTACGTGGAACCAAAGTCTCGCAGCTATGACTCGCACCTGCACTACGAGAACCGAGTGCCTCACTATGACGAGCAGTGGTCTCCCTACGATCAGAGCTCCCCGCAGGGCTACCCAGGTCGAACCCCATTTGAGAACCAGCACCCCCAGGGCTATGAACCCCGGCTCCCCTACGAGGAGAGTGCGGAACGAGAATCCAGCACCCCCCCGCCTCGCTACGATGAGCAGCTGGCGCCCCCCGCAGTGTATGACGGCCGGCCACGGTACGAGCCGCCCGCCAAGACCTACAGCAAGCCCACGCAGCCACGCTACGAGGAGCAGCCCCTCGCGGGCAGCTATGATGTGCGGCCAAGATACGAGCCCGAGCCACATGCCTTTCCCCCTCCTGCCTCCCGATCGCCCGAGCCCAAACAGCTCTACGACCCTCAGGTCCGGCCCTATGCTCAGGGTCCTCCGCGGGGCTACAAGCCAGGACAGTACGAGCCTCCACTCAGCGCAGATGTTCCCCTCCCACCCCCGCCCCAGGTACAGCCTAAGCCAGAGCCTCCAGCCACCTCCAGCAAACCGCTACCCCCACCGCCAGCAGCAGAGCCAGAGGACGACCCAGCCATGAAGCCCCAGTCGGTGCTCACCCGTGTCAAGATGTTCGAGAACAAGAGGTCAGCATCGGTGGACCGGGCCAAGGAGTCTGGGGATCCCGCTGTCGTCAGG CCGACTGAACTTGTACCCAAGCCTGTGGTTGGGCCAGGCCCGGTCTCCAAGGCCAACTCTCTCAGCCATCTGGACCAGGACAAGCCTGCATACAG CAGGGCTCCTGAGCCGCAGAAGCCTCAGGTCAAGCCCCCAGAGGACATCGTTCGTTCCAACCACTACGACCCTGACGAGGATGAGGAGTATTACAGGAAGCAGCTCTCCTACTTTGACCGCAGGAACTTTGACAAGCCTGTGCCCCCACCCTCTGCCAACCGCTTCCCTGAGCCAGTCAAACCAGTGCAGCCTCAGACGCAGCCCAGCTACTCCAACTTCTCCTCCAG GGGGGAGGCCGTGGAGAAAGTCAGTCCTGTGGAGAAAAGATATGAACCAGTGCCTCAGATCACACCACCTGCATCTCAGTACGGTCAGCCTGTGCCACCACAGACCACACTTGTCGCCCCCCCCGCAGTCCTGCCCAAGCCCCCTGCTCCTGAAG TCAACCCACTCCCTCTGGAGACCCTCAGCTCACCCAAGACCAAGCCAGAGCCCCCCTCCCTGCAGACGGTCCCCACCGCACTGCGGCCCAGTAACCGCGAGGACACTGTGCAGACGAGCTACCTGCCCCAGAAGAGCTTCCCCGAGAAGGCTCCGGTCAACGGCACTGACCAGCCCGCCAAGCCCATCACGTCCAGCTACAACCGCTTCACCCCCAAACCGTACACCAGCTCTGCACGGCCATTCGAGCGCAAGTTCGAGAGCCCCAAGTTCAACCACAACCTCCTACCCAATGACACCCAGGCCAAGCCAGAACCCATCACCAAGCCAGTGAGCAGCGCCCCGCAGCCAGCCAGCAAGCCGCAGACCTCCCCACAGTCAGCCGATCTGGACAGCGGCCTGGACACCTTCTCCCGGACCACGGACAACCGGCCCAAATACCAGCAGAACAATATCGGTGCCGTGCCCAAGGCCATTCCTGTCAG CCCCGGCGCTCTGGATGATGACGAGGAGGATGAAGGCCACACTGTGGTGGCCACGGCCAGGGGCATCTTCAACAGCAATGGTGGCGTGCTGAGCTCCATTGAGACCGGGGTTAGCATCATCATCCCCCAGGGCGCCATTCCTGACGGCGTGGAGCAAGAGATCTACTTCAAAGTGTGCAGGGACAACAGCATCCTCCCCCCCTTAGACAAGGAGAAAG GAGAGACTCTTCTCAGCCCACTGGTGATGTGTGGCCCTCATGGCCTGAAGTTCCTGAAGCCGGTGGAGCTGCGCTTACCTCACTGTGCGTCTATGACCCCTGATG
- the tjp1a gene encoding tight junction protein ZO-1 isoform X6: MLGNKNCMITYAGLWCGIVEAVDKMKYQKYLTVLQMALGVTASNRNNLLPYKRRMWVTPSSDTANAAASSGSQGKPSLRRIKGRIHRSKSLDSIELLDSNSAAMEETVIWEQHTVTLHRAPGFGFGIAISGGRDNPHFQSGETSIVISDVLKGGPAEGLLQENDRVVMVNAVSMDNVEHAYAVQQLRKSGKNAKITIRRKRKVQIPVARPERETMSEHEEDSYDDDEVYDPSAYSGRRSERSLSRRDRSASRERSLSPRSDRRSVGSNLPARPAKVTLVKSRKNEEYGLRLASHIFVKDISPESLAARDGNIQEGDVVLKINGTVTENLSLVDAKKLIERSKGKLKMVVQRDERATLLNIPDLDDSIPSANASDRDDISEIHSLASDHSNRSHDRNRSSRSRSPDRRSEPSDHSRHSPQQIHNGSHRSRDEERISKPGAISTPIKIAEEAVISKPVEQPVVKEEKQIPPLPEPKPVYAQPGQPDVDLPVSPSDAPIPSVAHDDGMLRPSMKLVKFKKGESVGLRLAGGNDVGIFVAGVLEDSPAAKEGLEEGDQILRVNNVDFANIIREEAVLFLLDLPKGEEVTILAQKKKDVYRRIVESDVGDSFYIRTHFEYEKESPYGLSFNKGEVFRVVDTLYNGKLGSWLAIRIGKNHQEVERGIIPNKNRAEQLSSVQYTLPKTAGGDRADFWRFRGLRSSKRNLRKSREDLSAQPVQTKFPAYERVVLREAGFLRPVVIFGPIADVAREKLAREEPDLFELAKSEPRDAGSDQRSSGIIRLHTIKQIIDRDKHAVLDITPNAVDRLNYAQWYPIVVFLNPDSKQGVKNMRTRLCPESRKSARKLYERALKLRKNNHHLFTTTINMNSMNDGWYGALKETIQQQQNQLVWVSEGKADGAPDDDLDLHDDRLSYLSAPGSEYSMYSTDSRHTSDYEDTDTEGGAYTDQELDETLNDEVGPPTEPAITRSSEPVRDDPPVIQDAPGYPPYQHQVQPDPLNRIDPAGFKMPGPQQMYKKNLYGMEEPARQNHGMKQPVTGHPVQRFDKEQPLNYDPRPPYQDEQPYRDYDHPPYRYDSAGNYVEPKSRSYDSHLHYENRVPHYDEQWSPYDQSSPQGYPGRTPFENQHPQGYEPRLPYEESAERESSTPPPRYDEQLAPPAVYDGRPRYEPPAKTYSKPTQPRYEEQPLAGSYDVRPRYEPEPHAFPPPASRSPEPKQLYDPQVRPYAQGPPRGYKPGQYEPPLSADVPLPPPPQVQPKPEPPATSSKPLPPPPAAEPEDDPAMKPQSVLTRVKMFENKRSASVDRAKESGDPAVVRPTELVPKPVVGPGPVSKANSLSHLDQDKPAYSRAPEPQKPQVKPPEDIVRSNHYDPDEDEEYYRKQLSYFDRRNFDKPVPPPSANRFPEPVKPVQPQTQPSYSNFSSRGEAVEKVSPVEKRYEPVPQITPPASQYGQPVPPQTTLVAPPAVLPKPPAPEVNPLPLETLSSPKTKPEPPSLQTVPTALRPSNREDTVQTSYLPQKSFPEKAPVNGTDQPAKPITSSYNRFTPKPYTSSARPFERKFESPKFNHNLLPNDTQAKPEPITKPVSSAPQPASKPQTSPQSADLDSGLDTFSRTTDNRPKYQQNNIGAVPKAIPVSPGALDDDEEDEGHTVVATARGIFNSNGGVLSSIETGVSIIIPQGAIPDGVEQEIYFKVCRDNSILPPLDKEKGETLLSPLVMCGPHGLKFLKPVELRLPHCASMTPDGDPKSWQNKSLPGDPNYLVGANCVSVLIDHF; encoded by the exons GCGCCAGGGTTCGGCTTTGGCATCGCTATCTCTGGTGGTCGAGATAATCCTCATTTTCAGAGTGGTGAGACCTCCATTGTGATCTCAGACGTGCTAAAAGGAGGTCCAGCTGAGGGCTTGCTACA GGAGAATGACAGAGTTGTCATGGTTAATGCTGTGTCCATGGATAATGTGGAGCATGCATATGCCGTTCAGCAGCTACGGAAAAGTGGGAAGAATGCGAAAATT ACGATCAGGAGGAAGCGGAAGGTACAGATCCCCGTGGCGCGGCCAGAGCGCGAGACTATGTCGGAGCACGAGGAGGACAGCTACGACGACGACGAGGTGTACGACCCCAGCGCCTACAGTGGCCGGCGGAGCGAGCGCAGCCTTAGCCGCCGGGACAGGAGCGCCAGCCGTGAGCGAAGCCTGTCCCCACGCTCAGACAGGAGGTCTGTGGGCTCCAACCTACCTGCCAGGCCTGCCAAAGTCACCTTGGTGAAGTCTAGGAAAAACGAAG AATATGGGCTGCGCTTAGCAAGCCACATATTTGTGAAAGACATTTCTCCAGAGAGCCTTGCAGCCAGAGATGGCAACATCCAGGAGGGAGATGTTGTACTGAAA ATCAATGGCACAGTGACGGAAAACCTGTCCTTGGTAGATGCTAAGAAACTAATAGAGCGGTCAAAGGGCAAGCTAAAGATGGTTGTCCAGAGGGATGAGAGAGCCACTCTGCTGAATATCCCTGACCTGGATGACAGCATTCCTTCAGCCAATGCCTCTGATAGAGACG acaTTTCAGAAATTCATTCACTGGCATCAGACCATTCCAACCGATCCCATGACCGAAACCGCAGCAGCCGCTCCCGATCTCCTGACAGGAGGTCAGAGCCGTCTGACCATTCCAGAcattctccacagcaaatccacAATGGCAG CCACAGAAGTCGTGACGAAGAGAGGATTTCAAAACCAGGGGCGATATCAACTCCTATTAAAATAGCAGAAGAAGCTGTAATCTCCAAGCCCGTGGAGCAGCCTGTGGTCAAAGAGGAGAAACAGATCCCTCCACTGCCAG AACCCAAGCCAGTGTACGCTCAGCCTGGCCAGCCTGACGTGGACCTCCCCGTCAGCCCCTCCGACGCCCCCATTCCCAGCGTGGCGCACGACGACGGCATGCTGCG GCCCAGTATGAAGCTGGTGAAGTTTAAGAAGGGGGAGAGTGTGGGTCTGCGCCTGGCCGGAGGGAATGACGTGGGGATCTTTGTTGCTGGCGTTCTGGAAGATAGCCCAGCGGCCAAAGAGGGCCTGGAAGAGGGGGACCAGATTCTCAGG gtAAACAATGTTGACTTTGCAAATATAATCCGTGAAGAGGCGGTTTTGTTCCTTCTtgatcttcccaaaggtgaagaGGTCACCATTTTGGCTCAGAAGAAGAAGGATG TTTACAGACGGATAGTAGAGTCTGATGTTGGCGATTCATTCTACATCCGGACGCACTTTGAATACGAGAAGGAGTCGCCGTACGGCCTCAGCTTCAACAAGGGAGAGGTGTTCCGTGTGGTGGACACTCTGTACAATGGCAAGCTGGGTTCCTGGCTGGCCATACGCATTGGCAAGAACCATCAGGAAGTGGAGAGGGGCATCATTCCTAACAAGAACAG AGCGGAGCAGCTGTCCAGCGTTCAGTACACTCTCCCCAAGACGGCTGGAGGGGACCGGGCGGATTTCTGGCGGTTCCGGGGGCTCCGCAGTTCCAAGAGGAACCTCAGGAAGAGTCGCGAGGATCTGTCCGCCCAGCCCGTCCAGACCAAGTTCCCGGCATATGAGCGAGTGGTGCTGAGAGAGG CTGGGTTCCTTCGGCCCGTGGTCATCTTTGGGCCCATTGCTGATGTGGCTCGTGAGAAGCTGGCTAGAGAGGAGCCAGACTTATTTGAGTTGGCAA AGAGCGAGCCGAGGGATGCAGGAAGTGACCAAAGGAGTTCCGGGATCATCCGTCTTCACACCATCAAGCAAATCATCGACCGG GACAAGCATGCAGTGTTGGACATCACCCCGAATGCCGTGGACAGGCTGAACTACGCCCAGTGGTATCCCATCGTGGTGTTCCTGAACCCAGACAGCAAGCAGGGGGTCAAGAACATGAGGACACGGCTGTGTCCGGAATCTAGGAAGAGCGCCAGGAAACTGTACGAGCGCGCCCTGAAGCTGCGAAAAAACAACCACCATCTTTTCACCA CCACCATCAATATGAACTCTATGAATGACGGGTGGTACGGAGCCCTGAAGGAGacaatacagcagcagcagaatcAGTTGGTGTGGGTCTCGGAGGGCAAG GCGGACGGCGCTCCGGATGACGACCTGGACCTGCATGATGACCGGCTGTCGTACCTGTCGGCCCCGGGCAGCGAGTACTCCATGTACAGCACAGACAGTCGACACACGTCGGACTACGAAGACACGGACACAGAGGGCGGGGCCTACACTGACCAGGAGCTGGATGAAACCCTGAACGACGAAGTGGGCCCCCCCACGGAGCCCGCCATCACCCGCTCCTCCGAGCCCGTGCGCGATGACCCTCCCGTCATCCAAGATGCCCCAGGATACCCTCCTTACCAGCACCAGGTCCAGCCTGACCCCCTCAACAGAATAGACCCAGCAGGTTTTAAAATGCCAGGCCCACAGCAG ATGTACAAGAAAAATCTTTATGGAATGGAAGAACCAGCCAGGCAGAATCACGGCATGAAGCAGCCAGTCACTGGCCACCCCGTGCAGAGGTTCGACAAGGAGCAACCTCTGAACTACGACCCCCGGCCTCCGTACCAGGATGAACAGCCATACAGAGATTATGACCATCCGCCGTACCGATATGACTCTGCGGGAAACTACGTGGAACCAAAGTCTCGCAGCTATGACTCGCACCTGCACTACGAGAACCGAGTGCCTCACTATGACGAGCAGTGGTCTCCCTACGATCAGAGCTCCCCGCAGGGCTACCCAGGTCGAACCCCATTTGAGAACCAGCACCCCCAGGGCTATGAACCCCGGCTCCCCTACGAGGAGAGTGCGGAACGAGAATCCAGCACCCCCCCGCCTCGCTACGATGAGCAGCTGGCGCCCCCCGCAGTGTATGACGGCCGGCCACGGTACGAGCCGCCCGCCAAGACCTACAGCAAGCCCACGCAGCCACGCTACGAGGAGCAGCCCCTCGCGGGCAGCTATGATGTGCGGCCAAGATACGAGCCCGAGCCACATGCCTTTCCCCCTCCTGCCTCCCGATCGCCCGAGCCCAAACAGCTCTACGACCCTCAGGTCCGGCCCTATGCTCAGGGTCCTCCGCGGGGCTACAAGCCAGGACAGTACGAGCCTCCACTCAGCGCAGATGTTCCCCTCCCACCCCCGCCCCAGGTACAGCCTAAGCCAGAGCCTCCAGCCACCTCCAGCAAACCGCTACCCCCACCGCCAGCAGCAGAGCCAGAGGACGACCCAGCCATGAAGCCCCAGTCGGTGCTCACCCGTGTCAAGATGTTCGAGAACAAGAGGTCAGCATCGGTGGACCGGGCCAAGGAGTCTGGGGATCCCGCTGTCGTCAGG CCGACTGAACTTGTACCCAAGCCTGTGGTTGGGCCAGGCCCGGTCTCCAAGGCCAACTCTCTCAGCCATCTGGACCAGGACAAGCCTGCATACAG CAGGGCTCCTGAGCCGCAGAAGCCTCAGGTCAAGCCCCCAGAGGACATCGTTCGTTCCAACCACTACGACCCTGACGAGGATGAGGAGTATTACAGGAAGCAGCTCTCCTACTTTGACCGCAGGAACTTTGACAAGCCTGTGCCCCCACCCTCTGCCAACCGCTTCCCTGAGCCAGTCAAACCAGTGCAGCCTCAGACGCAGCCCAGCTACTCCAACTTCTCCTCCAG GGGGGAGGCCGTGGAGAAAGTCAGTCCTGTGGAGAAAAGATATGAACCAGTGCCTCAGATCACACCACCTGCATCTCAGTACGGTCAGCCTGTGCCACCACAGACCACACTTGTCGCCCCCCCCGCAGTCCTGCCCAAGCCCCCTGCTCCTGAAG TCAACCCACTCCCTCTGGAGACCCTCAGCTCACCCAAGACCAAGCCAGAGCCCCCCTCCCTGCAGACGGTCCCCACCGCACTGCGGCCCAGTAACCGCGAGGACACTGTGCAGACGAGCTACCTGCCCCAGAAGAGCTTCCCCGAGAAGGCTCCGGTCAACGGCACTGACCAGCCCGCCAAGCCCATCACGTCCAGCTACAACCGCTTCACCCCCAAACCGTACACCAGCTCTGCACGGCCATTCGAGCGCAAGTTCGAGAGCCCCAAGTTCAACCACAACCTCCTACCCAATGACACCCAGGCCAAGCCAGAACCCATCACCAAGCCAGTGAGCAGCGCCCCGCAGCCAGCCAGCAAGCCGCAGACCTCCCCACAGTCAGCCGATCTGGACAGCGGCCTGGACACCTTCTCCCGGACCACGGACAACCGGCCCAAATACCAGCAGAACAATATCGGTGCCGTGCCCAAGGCCATTCCTGTCAG CCCCGGCGCTCTGGATGATGACGAGGAGGATGAAGGCCACACTGTGGTGGCCACGGCCAGGGGCATCTTCAACAGCAATGGTGGCGTGCTGAGCTCCATTGAGACCGGGGTTAGCATCATCATCCCCCAGGGCGCCATTCCTGACGGCGTGGAGCAAGAGATCTACTTCAAAGTGTGCAGGGACAACAGCATCCTCCCCCCCTTAGACAAGGAGAAAG GAGAGACTCTTCTCAGCCCACTGGTGATGTGTGGCCCTCATGGCCTGAAGTTCCTGAAGCCGGTGGAGCTGCGCTTACCTCACTGTGCGTCTATGACCCCTGATG